The following coding sequences lie in one Klebsiella huaxiensis genomic window:
- the hutG gene encoding formimidoylglutamase, whose product MNLWQPTPAELWLGRDDSTEAANALRLFQTIARAERFEPEALVGDIALLGFACDEGVRRNKGRIGAEKGPETLRRALANMASHRGHDRCVDMGTISVEGDELEEAQQALREAVTACQRAGKRTLVLGGGHETAFGHGAGVLDAFPDEKVGIINLDAHLDLRFANQASSGTPFRQLALACEAQQRGFHYACIGVSRAANTQALWDEAAHREVTIIEDLDVLTSFEARVLPEISRNIACYDRLYLTIDLDVLPAREMPAVSAPAALGIPLATLLRIVEPLCRSGKLQAVDLVEFNPQYDIDSQGARAAARLAWQIAHWWQ is encoded by the coding sequence ATGAATCTATGGCAACCCACGCCCGCAGAGCTTTGGCTGGGGCGCGACGACAGCACAGAAGCCGCTAACGCGCTGCGCTTGTTTCAAACCATCGCGCGGGCTGAACGCTTTGAACCTGAAGCGCTGGTGGGTGATATTGCCCTGCTGGGATTCGCCTGCGATGAAGGTGTCCGGCGCAATAAAGGGCGCATCGGGGCCGAAAAGGGACCTGAAACCCTGCGGCGGGCGCTGGCGAACATGGCCAGTCATCGGGGGCATGACCGCTGCGTTGATATGGGAACCATCAGCGTGGAGGGGGATGAGCTGGAAGAGGCTCAGCAGGCGCTACGCGAAGCGGTTACTGCCTGTCAACGTGCTGGAAAACGGACGCTGGTGTTAGGCGGCGGTCACGAGACGGCTTTCGGCCACGGCGCCGGAGTACTGGATGCGTTTCCTGACGAAAAAGTGGGCATCATTAACCTTGATGCGCACCTGGATTTGCGTTTTGCCAACCAGGCCAGTTCCGGTACGCCGTTCCGTCAGCTGGCGCTGGCCTGCGAAGCGCAGCAGCGCGGTTTTCATTATGCTTGTATCGGCGTAAGCCGCGCCGCCAATACTCAGGCGCTGTGGGATGAGGCCGCCCACCGCGAGGTGACGATTATTGAGGATCTCGATGTTCTTACCTCCTTTGAGGCGCGGGTTTTGCCGGAGATTAGCCGCAATATTGCCTGTTACGATCGCCTGTATCTGACTATCGATCTGGATGTGCTGCCCGCTCGTGAAATGCCGGCGGTATCCGCGCCTGCCGCGCTGGGTATCCCGCTGGCAACGCTGCTGCGTATTGTCGAGCCGCTGTGCCGTAGCGGTAAGCTTCAGGCAGTGGATCTGGTCGAGTTCAACCCGCAGTACGATATCGATAGCCAGGGAGCCCGCGCGGCAGCGCGTCTGGCATGGCAAATCGCCCATTGGTGGCAGTAG
- the hutI gene encoding imidazolonepropionase, which yields MTHATSERVIWRNARLATLDPHLSQPYGLLERHALLVRNGRIEAVVPDSEAPAGRSIDLGGRLLTPGLIDCHTHLIFGGSRAQEWEQRLNGVSYQTISANGGGINSTVRATRESSEAELLELARRRLERLLREGVTTLEIKSGYGLDLENERKMLRVIQQLAASYAVEISPTLLAAHATPPEYKGDPDGYINLVCEAILPALWEEGLFESVDAFCENVGFSPAQTERVYSTAQALCIPVKGHVEQLSSLGGAELVSRYQGLSADHIEYLTPEGVAAMSRSGTVAVLLPGAFYFLNETRKPPVDLLREHKVPMAVATDYNPGTSPFASLHLAMNMACVKFGLTPEEAWAGVTRHAAQALGRQASHGQLAAGFVADFAIWDAEHPVEMVYEPGRSPLWQRVVRGEIA from the coding sequence ATGACACATGCCACTTCCGAACGCGTAATCTGGCGAAATGCCCGCCTTGCCACCCTCGATCCCCATCTATCCCAACCCTATGGTCTACTGGAGCGTCACGCGCTGCTGGTGCGCAATGGTCGCATTGAGGCCGTTGTTCCCGACAGCGAGGCGCCCGCAGGGCGAAGTATCGATCTCGGCGGCAGGCTTCTGACGCCGGGGCTAATTGATTGCCATACTCACTTGATATTCGGCGGCAGTAGGGCGCAGGAGTGGGAACAGCGCCTCAATGGTGTTTCCTACCAGACTATTAGCGCCAACGGCGGCGGCATTAACTCAACGGTGCGCGCTACCCGGGAAAGCAGCGAAGCTGAACTGCTGGAGCTGGCCCGACGGCGGCTGGAGCGACTGCTGCGTGAAGGGGTCACCACTCTGGAGATTAAATCCGGCTACGGGTTAGACCTTGAAAACGAACGCAAGATGCTGCGTGTCATACAACAGCTGGCTGCAAGCTATGCCGTCGAGATTTCGCCAACGCTGCTCGCCGCTCACGCCACACCGCCGGAATATAAAGGCGACCCGGATGGCTACATTAATCTGGTTTGCGAAGCGATTCTGCCCGCGCTGTGGGAAGAGGGATTGTTCGAAAGCGTCGATGCCTTCTGCGAAAACGTCGGTTTTAGCCCGGCGCAAACTGAGCGGGTTTACAGTACGGCTCAGGCATTGTGTATTCCGGTAAAGGGGCACGTTGAGCAGCTCTCTTCGCTGGGCGGCGCTGAGCTGGTGAGCCGCTATCAAGGCCTCTCCGCCGACCATATTGAATATTTGACGCCAGAGGGAGTCGCGGCAATGAGCCGCAGCGGCACCGTGGCGGTGCTCCTGCCCGGCGCGTTCTATTTTCTTAACGAAACCCGTAAACCGCCGGTTGATCTGCTGCGTGAGCATAAAGTGCCGATGGCGGTGGCGACCGACTACAACCCAGGCACCAGCCCCTTCGCCAGCCTGCATCTGGCGATGAATATGGCCTGCGTGAAGTTTGGCCTGACGCCGGAGGAGGCGTGGGCTGGCGTGACTCGCCATGCGGCGCAGGCGCTGGGCCGTCAGGCGAGCCACGGCCAGTTGGCGGCAGGTTTTGTGGCCGATTTTGCTATCTGGGATGCGGAACATCCGGTAGAGATGGTTTATGAGCCTGGGCGCAGTCCGCTCTGGCAGCGCGTCGTACGAGGAGAAATCGCATGA
- a CDS encoding histidine utilization repressor has product MFSSQPRSAPAPFYEKVKQAISEKIHSGVWRPHDRIPSEAELVAQFGFSRMTINRALRELTDEGLLVRLQGVGTFVAEPKGQSALFEVRSIAEEIASRHHQHRCEVLLLEETQADLIHAAALNVAAGTRIFHSLMVHFENDVPVQIEDRCVNAAVVPDYLRQDYTVTTPHDYLSLIAPLTEGEHIVEAVQATAEECALLHIHAHDPCLLIRRRTWSTTHIVSHARLLFPGSRYRLQGHFGS; this is encoded by the coding sequence ATGTTCTCATCGCAACCTCGTTCCGCGCCTGCGCCATTCTATGAAAAGGTGAAGCAGGCGATCAGCGAAAAGATCCATAGCGGCGTCTGGCGTCCGCACGATCGCATTCCTTCGGAAGCGGAACTGGTAGCGCAGTTTGGCTTTAGCCGGATGACCATTAACCGGGCGCTGCGTGAGCTGACCGATGAAGGCCTGCTGGTGCGACTGCAGGGGGTGGGCACTTTTGTCGCGGAGCCGAAAGGGCAGTCGGCGCTGTTTGAAGTGCGCAGCATCGCGGAAGAAATTGCTTCTCGCCACCATCAGCACCGCTGCGAGGTGCTTTTGCTGGAGGAAACGCAGGCTGACCTGATTCATGCCGCGGCGCTGAACGTGGCCGCCGGTACGCGGATTTTTCATTCGCTGATGGTACATTTCGAAAATGATGTCCCGGTACAGATTGAGGACCGCTGCGTTAACGCTGCGGTGGTGCCGGACTATCTGCGTCAGGACTATACCGTCACCACGCCTCACGATTATTTGTCGTTGATCGCCCCCTTAACCGAAGGGGAACATATTGTTGAAGCAGTGCAGGCAACGGCTGAGGAGTGTGCGCTGCTGCATATCCATGCCCATGACCCATGCCTGCTGATCCGCCGTCGCACCTGGTCCACCACCCATATCGTCTCCCATGCGCGCCTGCTTTTTCCCGGTAGCCGCTATCGTCTGCAGGGCCACTTCGGTTCCTGA
- the hutH gene encoding histidine ammonia-lyase: MNALTLIPGQLSLSQLRDVYSQPLNITLDKSAFAAIDDSVACVNAILAEGRTAYGINTGFGLLAQTRISTEDLENLQRSLVLSHAAGIGEPLDDDLARLIMVLKINSLSRGFSGIRLSVIQALIGLVNAGVTPWIPAKGSVGASGDLAPLAHMSLTLLGEGKARVRGGEWLPATQALREAGLEPITLAAKEGLALLNGTQASTAFALRGLFEAEDLFASAVVCGALTTEAALGSRRPFDSRIHEARGQRGQIDAAALYRHLLTDDSAISQSHHNCTKVQDPYSLRCQPQVMGACLTQLRQATEVLLIEANAVSDNPLVFASENDVISGGNFHAEPVAMAADNIALAIAEIGSLSERRIALMMDSHMSQLPPFLVKNGGVNSGFMIAQVTAAALASENKALSHPHSVDSLPTSANQEDHVSMAPAAGRRLWAMAENTRGVLAVEWLASVQGLDMREGLTSSPLLEEARHLLRERVTHYTEDRFFAPDIENAIALLAARHLTRLLPAVLSDQH; the protein is encoded by the coding sequence ATGAACGCTTTAACACTGATTCCGGGTCAACTCAGCCTGTCGCAGCTGCGCGATGTCTATAGCCAGCCGCTCAACATCACCCTCGACAAGAGCGCCTTCGCGGCCATTGACGATAGCGTCGCCTGCGTCAATGCGATTCTGGCGGAAGGCCGCACCGCTTATGGCATTAACACCGGTTTTGGCCTACTGGCGCAAACCCGCATCTCCACCGAAGATCTCGAAAATCTTCAGCGCTCGCTGGTGCTGTCGCACGCTGCGGGGATTGGCGAACCGCTGGATGATGACCTGGCGCGTCTGATTATGGTGCTGAAAATTAACAGCCTGTCGCGCGGCTTTTCCGGGATCCGCCTGAGCGTGATTCAGGCGCTGATCGGTCTGGTGAATGCGGGCGTGACGCCGTGGATCCCGGCGAAAGGCTCGGTCGGCGCATCTGGTGACCTCGCGCCGCTGGCACATATGTCTTTAACGCTGTTGGGCGAAGGAAAAGCGCGGGTGCGCGGCGGCGAATGGCTACCGGCAACGCAAGCGCTGCGCGAGGCGGGCCTGGAGCCGATTACCCTGGCAGCAAAAGAGGGGCTGGCGCTGCTCAACGGCACTCAGGCATCAACGGCGTTTGCCCTTCGAGGCCTGTTTGAAGCGGAAGATCTGTTTGCTTCCGCAGTGGTCTGCGGGGCGTTAACCACCGAAGCGGCACTCGGTTCGCGGCGTCCGTTTGACTCACGCATTCATGAAGCGCGCGGTCAGCGTGGGCAGATTGACGCGGCGGCGCTCTATCGCCATCTGCTGACCGACGATAGTGCGATTTCCCAGTCGCACCATAACTGTACCAAGGTGCAGGATCCGTACTCTCTGCGCTGTCAGCCGCAGGTGATGGGCGCCTGCCTGACCCAGCTTCGCCAGGCGACGGAGGTGCTGCTGATCGAAGCCAACGCTGTTTCCGACAACCCGCTGGTGTTTGCCAGCGAAAACGACGTAATTTCCGGCGGTAACTTCCACGCCGAGCCGGTGGCGATGGCGGCGGACAATATCGCGCTGGCGATTGCCGAAATCGGATCGCTTTCGGAGCGCCGTATTGCCCTGATGATGGACAGCCATATGTCGCAGCTGCCGCCGTTCCTGGTCAAAAACGGCGGCGTCAATTCCGGCTTTATGATTGCCCAGGTGACGGCGGCGGCGCTGGCCAGCGAAAACAAAGCGCTGTCGCACCCACACAGCGTGGACAGCCTGCCGACCTCCGCTAATCAGGAAGACCACGTCTCGATGGCTCCGGCCGCCGGTCGCCGCCTGTGGGCGATGGCGGAAAATACGCGCGGCGTGCTGGCCGTTGAGTGGCTGGCTTCCGTACAGGGGCTGGATATGCGTGAAGGCCTGACCAGCAGTCCGCTGCTGGAAGAGGCGCGCCACCTGCTGCGCGAGCGAGTCACACACTACACCGAAGATCGCTTCTTCGCCCCGGATATCGAAAACGCCATTGCGCTTCTGGCGGCACGTCATCTGACGCGACTGCTGCCTGCCGTGCTCTCAGACCAACACTAA
- a CDS encoding IS1-like element IS1A family transposase (programmed frameshift): MASVSISCPSCSATDGVVRNGRSTAGHQRYLCSHCRKTWQLQFTYTASQPGTHQKIIDMAMNGVGCRATARIMGVGLNTILRHFKKLRPQSVTSRIQPGSDVIVCAEMDEQWGYVGAKSRQRWLFYAYDRLRKTVVAHVFGERTMATLGRLMSLLSPFDVVIWMTDGWPLYESRLKGKLHVISKRYTQRIERHNLNLRQHLARLGRKSLSFSKSVELHDKVIGHYLNIKHYQ, from the exons GTGGCTTCTGTTTCTATCAGCTGTCCCTCCTGTTCAGCTACTGACGGGGTGGTGCGTAACGGCAGAAGCACCGCCGGACATCAGCGCTATCTCTGCTCTCACTGCCGTAAAACATGGCAACTGCAGTTCACTTACACCGCTTCTCAACCCGGTACGCACCAGAAAATCATTGATATGGCCATGAATGGCGTTGGATGCCGGGCAACTGCCCGCATTATGGGCGTTGGCCTCAACACGATTTTACGTCACT TTAAAAAACTCAGGCCGCAGTCGGTAACCTCGCGCATACAGCCGGGCAGTGACGTCATCGTCTGCGCGGAAATGGACGAACAGTGGGGCTATGTCGGGGCTAAATCGCGCCAGCGCTGGCTGTTTTACGCGTATGACAGGCTCCGGAAGACGGTTGTTGCGCACGTATTCGGTGAACGCACTATGGCGACGCTGGGGCGTCTTATGAGCCTGCTGTCACCCTTTGACGTGGTGATATGGATGACGGATGGCTGGCCGCTGTATGAATCCCGCCTGAAGGGAAAGCTGCACGTAATCAGCAAGCGATATACGCAGCGAATTGAGCGGCATAACCTGAATCTGAGGCAGCACCTGGCACGGCTGGGACGGAAGTCGCTGTCGTTCTCAAAATCGGTGGAGCTGCATGACAAAGTCATCGGGCATTATCTGAACATAAAACACTATCAATAA
- a CDS encoding putative acyl-CoA thioester hydrolase, with amino-acid sequence MNTYSVSRMALALAFGVTLSACSSTPADQQPSTQTAPGTASRPVLTADEAKNFLPASYFQSLDPNAAAWHPSAISLPAQPDFVVGPAGTQGVTHTTIQAAVDAAITRHSNRRQFIAIMPGEYAGTVYVPAAPGALTLYGTGEKPIDVKISEAIDSEMDPVSWRHQVNPGGKYMPGKPAWYMFDNCQSKRTATIGVMCSAVFWSQNNGLQLQNLTIANNLGDSVDAGTHQAVALRTDGDQVQINNVNILGRQNTFFVTNSGVQNRLQDNRQTRTLVSNSYIEGDVDIVSGRGAVVFDNTDFRVVNSRTQKEAYVFAPATLKSVTYGFLAVNSRFTASGDNVAQLGRSLDVDGNTNGQVVIRDSVINEGFNMAKPWADAVGSNRPFSGNTGTADDKGNPQRNLNDANFNRMWEYNNRGVGSFVVAEPK; translated from the coding sequence ATGAACACATATTCCGTTTCCCGCATGGCGCTGGCGCTGGCCTTTGGCGTGACGTTGTCCGCCTGTAGTTCGACGCCTGCCGATCAACAGCCCTCAACGCAGACTGCGCCGGGCACGGCCTCTCGTCCTGTTTTAACCGCCGACGAGGCAAAGAACTTTTTACCCGCGAGCTATTTCCAGTCTCTGGATCCGAACGCTGCGGCCTGGCATCCGTCCGCCATCAGCCTTCCGGCACAGCCCGATTTTGTTGTCGGGCCTGCCGGGACTCAGGGCGTAACCCATACCACCATTCAGGCTGCGGTTGACGCGGCAATAACTCGCCACTCCAACCGCCGTCAGTTTATCGCCATTATGCCGGGCGAATATGCAGGCACCGTATACGTTCCGGCAGCCCCCGGCGCGCTGACTCTGTACGGCACCGGCGAGAAGCCGATTGACGTAAAAATCAGCGAGGCGATTGATTCAGAAATGGATCCGGTCTCCTGGCGTCATCAGGTCAATCCAGGCGGTAAATACATGCCAGGTAAACCGGCCTGGTATATGTTCGACAACTGCCAGAGCAAACGCACCGCCACCATTGGCGTCATGTGCTCAGCAGTATTCTGGTCGCAGAACAACGGTCTGCAACTGCAGAACCTGACTATCGCCAATAACCTTGGCGATAGCGTTGACGCAGGTACCCATCAGGCAGTCGCTCTGCGCACCGATGGCGATCAGGTTCAGATAAATAACGTGAATATCCTTGGTCGCCAGAATACCTTTTTCGTGACCAATAGCGGCGTACAGAACCGTCTGCAGGATAATCGTCAGACTCGTACGCTGGTCAGCAATAGCTACATTGAAGGCGATGTCGATATTGTTTCCGGCCGCGGCGCCGTGGTATTCGATAACACCGACTTCCGCGTGGTGAATTCTCGCACCCAGAAAGAGGCCTACGTCTTTGCTCCGGCCACCCTGAAAAGCGTGACCTATGGCTTCCTGGCGGTCAACAGCCGCTTTACCGCTTCCGGCGATAACGTTGCGCAATTGGGCCGTTCTCTGGACGTCGACGGCAATACCAACGGCCAGGTCGTTATCCGCGATAGCGTGATTAATGAAGGCTTTAATATGGCCAAACCGTGGGCTGATGCCGTGGGTTCAAACCGTCCGTTTAGCGGTAATACCGGTACTGCCGATGACAAAGGCAATCCACAGCGCAACCTTAACGATGCTAACTTCAACCGCATGTGGGAATACAATAACCGCGGCGTGGGAAGTTTTGTTGTCGCTGAGCCGAAGTAG
- the hutU gene encoding urocanate hydratase — MSQSKYRQQDVRAPRGTTLNAKSWLTEAPLRMLMNNLDPDVAENPHELVVYGGIGRAARNWECYDAIVKALKELESDETLLVQSGKPVGVFKTHENSPRVLIANSNLVPHWATWEHFNELDAKGLAMYGQMTAGSWIYIGSQGIVQGTYETFVEAGRQHYQGSLKGRWVLTAGLGGMGGAQPLAATLAGACSLNIECQQSRIDFRLRTRYVDEQATSLDDALARIKKYTAEGRAISIALCGNAADIVPEMVKRGVRPDMVTDQTSAHDPLHGYLPKGWSWEEYQVKAESDPQGTILAAKRSMADHVQAMLAFHEMGVPTFDYGNNIRQMAQEMGVGNAFDFPGFVPAYIRPLFCRGIGPFRWVALSGDPQDIYKTDAKVKEIVKDDKHLHHWLDMARERISFQGLPARICWVGLEWRQKLGLAFNEMVRSGEVSAPIVIGRDHLDSGSVASPNRETESMRDGSDAVSDWPLLNALLNTASGATWVSLHHGGGVGMGFSQHSGMVIVCDGTDEAAARIARVLHNDPATGVMRHADAGYDIAIECATEQGLNLPMVAATQGHAK; from the coding sequence ATGTCGCAAAGCAAATACCGCCAGCAGGATGTACGTGCACCGCGTGGCACGACGTTAAATGCGAAGAGCTGGCTGACCGAAGCCCCACTGCGTATGCTCATGAACAACCTCGACCCGGATGTCGCCGAAAACCCGCATGAGCTGGTGGTGTACGGTGGTATTGGACGCGCGGCGCGTAACTGGGAATGCTATGACGCCATCGTGAAGGCGTTGAAAGAATTAGAGAGCGACGAAACCCTGCTGGTACAGTCCGGTAAGCCAGTGGGCGTATTCAAAACCCACGAAAACTCGCCGCGCGTACTGATCGCCAACTCTAACCTGGTTCCGCACTGGGCAACCTGGGAGCACTTTAACGAGCTGGACGCTAAAGGCCTGGCAATGTACGGCCAGATGACCGCCGGCAGCTGGATCTACATCGGCAGCCAGGGCATCGTGCAGGGCACTTATGAGACCTTCGTTGAGGCCGGTCGTCAGCACTATCAGGGCAGCCTGAAAGGGCGCTGGGTGCTGACCGCAGGTCTGGGAGGGATGGGCGGCGCGCAGCCGCTGGCGGCAACCTTAGCGGGTGCCTGCTCGCTGAATATTGAATGCCAGCAGAGCCGTATTGATTTCCGTCTGCGCACTCGTTACGTTGATGAACAGGCGACCTCGCTGGATGACGCCCTGGCGCGCATCAAAAAATACACTGCCGAAGGCCGCGCGATCTCCATCGCCTTGTGCGGCAACGCGGCAGACATTGTGCCGGAAATGGTCAAGCGCGGCGTGCGTCCTGATATGGTGACCGACCAGACCAGCGCCCACGACCCGCTGCACGGTTATCTGCCGAAAGGCTGGAGCTGGGAAGAGTATCAGGTGAAAGCCGAATCGGACCCGCAGGGCACTATCCTTGCGGCGAAGCGCTCAATGGCCGACCACGTGCAGGCGATGCTGGCTTTCCACGAAATGGGCGTACCGACGTTTGACTACGGCAACAACATTCGCCAGATGGCCCAGGAGATGGGGGTTGGCAATGCGTTTGATTTCCCCGGCTTCGTTCCCGCCTATATCCGCCCACTGTTCTGCCGCGGCATCGGTCCGTTCCGCTGGGTTGCCCTGTCCGGCGATCCGCAGGATATCTATAAAACCGACGCTAAAGTTAAAGAGATCGTGAAAGATGATAAGCATCTGCACCACTGGCTGGATATGGCCCGCGAACGTATCAGCTTCCAGGGGCTACCGGCGCGTATCTGCTGGGTAGGCCTGGAGTGGCGGCAGAAGCTGGGGCTTGCGTTTAACGAAATGGTGCGCAGTGGTGAAGTCTCGGCGCCAATCGTCATTGGCCGCGACCACCTTGACTCTGGCTCCGTTGCCAGCCCTAACCGTGAAACGGAATCAATGCGCGATGGTTCTGATGCCGTCTCCGACTGGCCGTTGCTCAACGCGTTGCTGAATACCGCCAGCGGGGCGACCTGGGTGTCGCTGCACCACGGCGGCGGGGTAGGGATGGGCTTCTCGCAGCACTCCGGCATGGTTATCGTCTGCGACGGTACCGACGAAGCGGCGGCGCGTATCGCTCGCGTCCTGCACAACGATCCGGCGACCGGCGTGATGCGCCATGCTGATGCGGGTTACGATATCGCGATTGAGTGCGCGACAGAGCAAGGTTTGAATCTTCCGATGGTGGCAGCAACGCAGGGGCACGCTAAATGA